In Paenarthrobacter sp. GOM3, a single window of DNA contains:
- the pyrR gene encoding bifunctional pyr operon transcriptional regulator/uracil phosphoribosyltransferase PyrR, giving the protein MTEVTSTHVPSRVVLNQADIDRALTRIAHEILEANKGSQDLVLLGIPSRGYPLAVRLANKIAAADPTVNAETIVGQLDVTMFRDDLSHQPTRPPRHTRLPLSGIDNKVVVLIDDVLYSGRTIRAALDALVDLGRPRIVRLAVLVDRGHRELPIRADHVGKNLPTSSSEKVRVHLEEIDSVDGVPVNEVVIEAGK; this is encoded by the coding sequence ATGACTGAAGTCACTTCAACGCACGTGCCGTCGCGGGTTGTCCTCAACCAGGCGGACATTGACCGTGCGCTCACTCGTATCGCCCACGAGATCCTTGAAGCCAACAAGGGCTCCCAGGACCTGGTTCTTCTGGGCATTCCCAGCCGTGGCTATCCTTTGGCCGTGCGGCTCGCCAACAAAATCGCAGCTGCCGACCCCACGGTTAACGCCGAAACGATTGTCGGCCAACTGGATGTCACCATGTTCCGTGACGATCTCTCACACCAGCCCACACGGCCTCCGCGCCACACCCGGCTTCCTTTGTCCGGGATCGACAACAAGGTTGTTGTCCTGATCGACGACGTCCTCTACTCGGGACGGACCATCCGTGCGGCGTTGGACGCCTTGGTTGACCTTGGCCGCCCCAGGATCGTCCGGCTGGCTGTCCTGGTGGACCGGGGGCACCGGGAACTTCCGATCCGTGCCGACCACGTAGGCAAAAACCTGCCGACGTCTTCGTCCGAGAAAGTCCGCGTCCACCTGGAGGAAATCGACTCCGTGGACGGCGTGCCCGTCAACGAAGTAGTTATCGAGGCAGGCAAGTGA
- a CDS encoding PrsW family intramembrane metalloprotease — translation MTMNHHGQPGGQPYPRPSLEPGANPTWMGRVQPANYQQAPGNPASLPHQTWAMPPAPRRSMGTLPLVIGGGILALASLLLVLPFLLGNTGIAGFVIGFIASLIPLTVVLLTVRLIDRWEPEPKRLLWFAFTWGAAVSIAGTLLIQPLFALAAPTTSEEAFTYFMATVQAPIVEEFTKSLGLLVLILAARKYFDGPVDGVVFAFTIAAGFAFTENILYFGREIASSTDPGTDFVRIFILRGVMSPFAHAVFTGTTGLIMGFAARRWHPGYAVLAFFIGLLPAMFLHNRWNSMGQDFLVEYFVVQVPIFLIAAVGIILLRVAEGKLTRQRLLEYARAGWFTPAEVEMLGTSRGRRQALRWASSRGRAAQMRAFIKGATALAFTRQRILSGRDIPVHQHDELEHLRAIPALRAAVLQ, via the coding sequence ATGACCATGAACCATCACGGCCAACCTGGCGGACAACCCTATCCGCGACCCTCTTTGGAACCTGGCGCCAACCCCACCTGGATGGGCCGCGTGCAGCCCGCGAACTACCAGCAAGCTCCGGGGAACCCGGCATCGCTCCCCCATCAGACCTGGGCCATGCCGCCGGCGCCGAGACGTTCCATGGGCACGCTTCCGTTGGTCATCGGTGGCGGGATCCTGGCACTTGCCAGCCTCCTGCTGGTCCTGCCCTTCCTCTTGGGCAATACGGGAATCGCCGGCTTCGTGATCGGCTTCATCGCCTCCCTCATTCCGTTGACCGTGGTGCTGCTCACCGTCCGCCTCATCGATCGCTGGGAGCCGGAACCAAAGAGGCTCCTGTGGTTCGCTTTCACATGGGGCGCGGCAGTATCCATCGCCGGGACGCTGCTCATCCAGCCCCTGTTCGCCTTGGCCGCACCCACCACCAGCGAAGAAGCCTTCACCTACTTCATGGCTACCGTCCAGGCGCCGATCGTCGAGGAATTCACCAAGTCGCTGGGACTCCTGGTACTGATCCTTGCCGCCCGGAAGTACTTCGACGGACCCGTGGACGGCGTCGTGTTCGCCTTCACCATTGCCGCGGGATTCGCTTTCACGGAAAACATTCTCTACTTCGGTCGGGAAATCGCTTCATCCACCGATCCCGGCACTGACTTTGTACGGATCTTCATCCTGCGCGGCGTGATGTCTCCGTTTGCCCACGCCGTGTTCACCGGAACAACCGGACTCATCATGGGCTTCGCAGCCCGCAGATGGCACCCCGGTTACGCGGTCCTGGCGTTCTTCATAGGCTTGTTGCCGGCCATGTTCCTGCACAACCGCTGGAACAGCATGGGCCAGGACTTCCTGGTGGAGTACTTCGTGGTCCAGGTTCCCATTTTCCTGATAGCGGCAGTGGGAATCATCCTGCTGCGCGTCGCTGAAGGAAAGCTCACGCGCCAACGGCTCCTCGAGTATGCACGCGCCGGTTGGTTCACGCCCGCAGAAGTGGAGATGCTGGGCACGTCCAGGGGGCGGCGCCAGGCACTGCGGTGGGCGTCGTCACGGGGAAGGGCGGCACAGATGCGGGCCTTCATCAAAGGTGCCACGGCTTTGGCCTTCACGCGCCAGCGCATCCTCAGTGGCCGCGACATACCGGTCCACCAACACGACGAACTTGAGCATCTCCGCGCGATACCCGCTCTCAGGGCGGCAGTCCTGCAGTAG
- the nusB gene encoding transcription antitermination factor NusB, with the protein MSARGKARSRALEVLFEAEQRSVSAFDALKARREKTDLVINPYTVEIIEGVVSMQETIDEFLETYAQGWTLERMPSVDRIILRIGSWELLYNDEVPDGVAVSEAVALAKTMSTDESPAFINGLLGRLQKLKPSLLA; encoded by the coding sequence GTGAGCGCACGCGGTAAAGCCCGTAGCAGGGCACTGGAAGTACTTTTCGAAGCGGAGCAGCGTTCCGTCTCGGCTTTTGACGCGCTCAAGGCACGTCGGGAGAAGACAGACCTCGTGATCAACCCCTACACGGTGGAAATCATCGAAGGCGTGGTCTCCATGCAGGAAACCATTGACGAGTTCCTTGAGACGTACGCGCAGGGCTGGACCTTGGAGCGGATGCCGTCCGTGGACCGGATTATCCTCCGTATCGGTTCGTGGGAACTGCTGTACAACGACGAAGTCCCTGACGGTGTAGCCGTCAGCGAGGCCGTCGCCTTGGCCAAGACGATGTCCACGGACGAGTCTCCGGCTTTCATTAATGGCCTTCTTGGCCGCTTGCAGAAGCTCAAGCCTTCACTGCTGGCCTAG
- the efp gene encoding elongation factor P, which yields MATTNDIKNGTVLKLEGQLWNIIEFQHVKPGKGGAFVRTKMRNVMSGKVVDKTFNAGLKIETATVDRRDYQYLYQDGEDFVFMDTQDFDQITVSGATVGDATNFMLENQMVNIAIHEGTPLYIELPPSVVLEITYTEPGLQGDRSSAGTKPATVETGYEIQVPLFVEQGTKVKVDTRDGSYLGRVND from the coding sequence GTGGCAACCACAAACGACATCAAGAACGGGACCGTACTGAAGCTCGAGGGCCAGCTCTGGAACATCATTGAGTTCCAGCACGTCAAGCCGGGCAAGGGCGGCGCCTTCGTCCGCACCAAAATGCGCAACGTCATGTCCGGCAAGGTGGTCGACAAAACTTTCAACGCCGGCCTGAAGATTGAAACCGCCACGGTTGACCGCCGCGACTACCAGTACCTGTACCAGGACGGCGAAGACTTCGTTTTCATGGACACGCAGGACTTCGACCAGATCACCGTTTCCGGTGCAACGGTTGGCGATGCCACCAACTTCATGCTCGAGAACCAGATGGTCAATATCGCCATCCACGAGGGCACGCCGCTCTACATCGAACTGCCCCCGAGCGTTGTCCTCGAAATCACCTACACGGAGCCGGGCCTCCAGGGTGACCGCTCCTCCGCAGGCACCAAGCCCGCCACTGTTGAAACCGGCTACGAGATCCAGGTACCGCTGTTCGTTGAGCAGGGCACCAAGGTCAAGGTCGACACCCGCGACGGCAGCTACCTGGGCCGGGTCAACGACTAG
- a CDS encoding tetratricopeptide repeat protein — translation MTIALQDGVSDWPTAGFPGVRMNPDTLLPVVVNEEAMESALAASEDPADRIMALLLDNQPNEAAELLAEARYKDPESFRLRIFEAEVHRATHRMDRAVQLFKHLLHDVQGSSKEAIVHQYLGRAYFVSGNALAASEEFAKALDLRVAMAADAALIYSSAVALQRARNVLELAS, via the coding sequence ATGACCATCGCATTGCAGGACGGCGTGAGCGATTGGCCGACAGCCGGTTTCCCGGGGGTCCGCATGAACCCGGATACGCTGCTTCCCGTCGTCGTCAATGAAGAAGCAATGGAGTCCGCCCTGGCGGCCTCCGAGGATCCGGCGGACCGCATCATGGCCCTCCTGCTCGACAACCAGCCAAACGAAGCCGCTGAGCTCCTGGCCGAGGCCCGGTATAAGGATCCCGAATCATTCCGCCTCCGGATCTTCGAAGCCGAAGTGCACCGAGCCACCCATCGCATGGACCGCGCAGTGCAGTTGTTCAAGCACTTGCTGCACGACGTCCAGGGCAGCTCCAAGGAAGCGATCGTCCACCAGTACCTTGGTCGTGCGTATTTCGTCAGTGGTAACGCGTTGGCGGCGTCCGAAGAGTTCGCCAAGGCCCTGGACCTGCGGGTGGCGATGGCTGCTGATGCCGCGCTGATCTACTCGTCTGCAGTGGCTCTGCAGCGCGCCCGGAACGTGCTGGAACTGGCCTCGTAG
- the aroB gene encoding 3-dehydroquinate synthase has product MSNEATVIKVTGQAASENYDVVVGRGLLDTLPAKLGERVRRVLVIHPRALRLTGDTVRDELEAAGFTALTAEIPDAEEGKHIQVAAFCWQVLGQNDFTRSDAIVAVGGGAVTDLAGFVAATWLRGVKVIHMPTSLLGMVDASVGGKTGINTAEGKNLVGSFHPPAAVLVDLDTLQTLPKNELISGMAEVIKCGFIADPVILDLLENKTDEAMDAGSDVVRELIERAISVKANVVSQDLKESGLREILNYGHTLGHAIELVERYSWRHGAAVSVGMMFAAELSRSVGRLSDADADRHRTILESLGLPITYRRDRWLGLLDGMRRDKKSRGDLLRFVVLDGIAKPGILEVPDTSLLFAAYQEIAS; this is encoded by the coding sequence GTGAGCAACGAAGCAACGGTCATCAAGGTGACTGGCCAGGCCGCCAGCGAAAACTACGACGTCGTGGTGGGCCGTGGCCTTCTGGATACCCTGCCTGCCAAACTTGGTGAGCGCGTTCGACGGGTGTTGGTCATCCACCCCCGTGCCCTGCGCCTGACGGGGGACACCGTCCGTGACGAGCTTGAGGCTGCCGGTTTCACTGCGCTGACGGCGGAGATCCCGGACGCCGAGGAAGGCAAGCACATCCAGGTTGCCGCGTTCTGCTGGCAGGTGCTGGGCCAAAACGATTTCACCCGTTCGGACGCAATCGTTGCCGTGGGCGGCGGAGCTGTTACCGACCTCGCGGGCTTTGTCGCAGCCACGTGGCTTCGCGGCGTCAAGGTCATCCACATGCCCACCAGCCTCCTGGGCATGGTGGATGCTTCGGTCGGTGGCAAAACCGGAATCAACACCGCCGAGGGCAAGAACCTCGTGGGTTCGTTCCACCCGCCGGCGGCCGTGCTTGTAGATCTCGACACGCTCCAGACGCTGCCAAAAAATGAGCTCATTTCCGGCATGGCCGAAGTCATCAAATGCGGTTTCATCGCCGACCCCGTCATCTTGGATTTGCTGGAGAACAAGACTGACGAGGCCATGGATGCGGGCTCGGACGTTGTCCGTGAACTCATTGAGCGGGCCATCTCCGTCAAGGCCAACGTTGTGTCCCAGGACCTGAAGGAATCGGGCCTTCGCGAGATCCTCAATTACGGCCACACACTGGGCCACGCCATCGAACTCGTTGAGCGCTACTCATGGCGTCACGGTGCCGCTGTGTCGGTGGGCATGATGTTCGCGGCCGAGCTGTCACGCAGCGTGGGCCGCTTGTCCGATGCCGACGCCGACCGGCACCGCACCATCCTGGAGAGCCTGGGTCTGCCGATCACCTACCGCAGGGACCGCTGGCTGGGATTGCTGGATGGCATGCGCCGGGACAAGAAGTCACGTGGAGACCTTCTGCGCTTCGTTGTCCTTGACGGCATAGCCAAGCCGGGCATCCTGGAAGTTCCCGACACCTCCCTCTTGTTTGCCGCCTACCAGGAAATCGCGTCATGA
- a CDS encoding shikimate kinase has product MAVGKSAIGQQLAQQLGLPFVDTDAVVVAAHGSIADIFAGRGEHAFREIEARAVAKSIESANVQPAIISLGGGAVLDTGTQQLLGECTVVYLECDAETVADRIARNTGRPLLQGDAMERWELLFATRRPVYERLADLVIDVRSGSVAEIGLQLEARLREHAALKQEVEK; this is encoded by the coding sequence ATGGCCGTCGGCAAGTCCGCCATCGGCCAGCAACTCGCGCAGCAGTTGGGGCTGCCCTTCGTGGACACCGACGCAGTGGTTGTTGCCGCGCATGGCAGCATCGCAGACATTTTCGCTGGACGTGGGGAACATGCGTTTCGTGAAATAGAGGCACGTGCCGTAGCGAAGTCCATCGAGTCCGCCAACGTGCAGCCGGCCATCATCTCCCTTGGCGGCGGAGCGGTCCTGGACACCGGCACCCAGCAACTGCTGGGGGAGTGCACTGTGGTTTACCTGGAGTGTGACGCGGAAACGGTCGCAGACCGGATTGCGCGCAACACCGGAAGGCCCTTGCTGCAGGGCGATGCCATGGAACGCTGGGAATTGCTGTTTGCAACCCGGCGTCCCGTCTACGAACGTCTCGCGGACCTGGTCATTGATGTGCGTTCAGGCTCCGTGGCGGAAATCGGCCTCCAGTTGGAGGCGCGGCTGCGCGAGCATGCAGCCTTGAAACAGGAAGTTGAAAAGTGA
- the aroC gene encoding chorismate synthase: MLRWLTAGESHGPALIGIVEGVPAGVELTSGQIRDALARRRLGYGRGARMKFEQDEVTIMGGVRHGLTQGGPVAIQVGNTEWPKWEQIMAADPVDPEILADQARNAPLTRPRPGHADFTGMQKYGFDEARPVLERASARETATRVALGTVAAQFLKQLGVELVSHTVSIASVTVPEGRPLPLPKDVLALDADPLRCFDRETSDAMVAEVDAAHKEGETLGGVVEVLAYGLPPGLGSYVHWDRRLDSRLAAALMGIQAIKGVEVGDGFLTAARRGSAAHDEILKDENGRIVRQTNRAGGIEGGMSIGEVLRVRAAMKPIATVPRALRTIDVSTGEPAKAHHQRSDVCAVPAAGVVAEAMVALVLAEAIAEKFGGDSVAETQRNLQSYLDSIPATLDSVGR, from the coding sequence ATGTTGCGTTGGTTGACTGCCGGTGAATCCCACGGTCCGGCTCTGATCGGAATTGTTGAAGGCGTGCCCGCCGGTGTTGAACTCACCAGTGGGCAGATTCGCGACGCGCTGGCGCGTCGCCGCCTGGGCTACGGCCGTGGTGCCCGGATGAAGTTCGAGCAGGACGAGGTCACCATCATGGGTGGCGTCCGGCATGGCCTGACCCAGGGCGGCCCAGTCGCTATCCAGGTGGGCAACACTGAGTGGCCCAAGTGGGAGCAGATCATGGCTGCCGATCCCGTTGACCCCGAAATCCTCGCCGACCAGGCCCGCAACGCCCCCTTGACCCGTCCCCGTCCGGGCCACGCCGATTTCACGGGCATGCAGAAGTACGGCTTCGACGAAGCCCGGCCGGTCCTTGAGCGTGCCAGTGCGCGGGAAACCGCCACACGCGTTGCCCTTGGCACCGTCGCCGCCCAGTTCCTGAAGCAGTTGGGCGTGGAGTTGGTCAGCCACACTGTTTCCATTGCCAGCGTGACAGTTCCGGAAGGCCGGCCGCTGCCGCTGCCGAAGGACGTCCTGGCGCTTGACGCCGACCCCCTGCGCTGCTTCGACCGCGAAACCTCGGACGCGATGGTTGCGGAGGTGGATGCTGCCCATAAGGAAGGCGAAACCCTGGGCGGTGTTGTCGAAGTACTTGCCTACGGGCTTCCGCCGGGACTGGGCAGCTACGTGCACTGGGACCGCCGGCTCGACTCACGCTTGGCCGCAGCGCTGATGGGTATCCAGGCCATCAAGGGCGTGGAAGTTGGCGATGGCTTCCTCACCGCTGCCCGCCGTGGATCCGCCGCCCATGATGAGATCCTCAAGGACGAAAACGGCAGGATTGTCCGCCAGACCAACCGGGCAGGTGGCATTGAGGGCGGCATGAGCATTGGTGAGGTCCTGCGGGTTCGCGCTGCGATGAAGCCGATCGCCACGGTTCCCCGTGCGCTTCGCACCATCGACGTCAGCACCGGAGAACCCGCCAAGGCCCACCACCAGCGTTCAGACGTTTGTGCGGTGCCCGCTGCTGGCGTCGTTGCCGAAGCCATGGTTGCCCTGGTTCTCGCCGAAGCCATTGCCGAGAAGTTCGGTGGCGACTCCGTTGCCGAAACGCAGCGTAACCTGCAAAGCTACCTCGACAGCATCCCGGCCACCCTGGACTCGGTCGGCCGGTAG
- a CDS encoding shikimate dehydrogenase family protein, which yields MSRRAAVLGHPISHSKSPALHSAAYAKLGVDIDYSAIDVTVHGLPAFMASLRGDESWCGLSVTMPLKSAMVQEVDEVRGAGAQLGVINTVVFEHDGGTVRRVGYNTDVAGIVDSVRYAGVASTPHAAILGGGGTSAAAVAAACELGASHVDVFVRDAGRAGEAEAAAAAVGISLAVRPLTQAATAIAGTDLVISTFPPRAADALAEELAALPGTGAGVLLDVAYDPWPSRLAEVWRGHGGAVVPGLEMLMYQAAEQIRRFSGCDVDAAVIDVMCDSVGLPRRVF from the coding sequence GTGAGTCGTCGTGCCGCAGTCCTGGGGCATCCGATTTCACATTCGAAGTCCCCAGCGCTGCACAGTGCCGCCTACGCCAAGCTTGGCGTGGATATCGACTACTCGGCCATCGATGTGACCGTTCACGGTCTTCCGGCGTTCATGGCATCGCTGCGCGGTGATGAATCGTGGTGCGGTTTGTCGGTGACCATGCCGCTGAAGTCGGCCATGGTCCAGGAAGTAGACGAAGTCCGCGGGGCGGGCGCCCAGTTGGGTGTCATCAACACCGTGGTTTTCGAGCACGACGGCGGAACGGTGCGTCGTGTGGGTTACAACACTGACGTCGCGGGGATCGTTGATTCGGTCCGGTACGCGGGCGTTGCATCCACTCCGCACGCCGCCATCCTCGGTGGTGGGGGCACCTCAGCTGCGGCGGTCGCCGCCGCGTGCGAACTTGGTGCCAGCCACGTGGACGTCTTTGTTCGCGACGCGGGACGTGCCGGTGAAGCGGAAGCCGCTGCGGCCGCCGTCGGAATTTCCCTTGCTGTCCGGCCGTTGACGCAAGCAGCCACCGCCATTGCCGGAACGGATCTGGTGATCTCCACCTTCCCGCCGCGTGCGGCGGACGCGTTGGCTGAAGAGCTCGCAGCGTTGCCTGGAACAGGGGCGGGCGTGCTTCTGGATGTCGCCTACGATCCCTGGCCTAGCCGCCTTGCCGAAGTATGGCGCGGCCATGGGGGAGCGGTGGTCCCGGGGCTGGAGATGCTGATGTACCAGGCGGCGGAGCAGATCAGGCGCTTCAGCGGCTGTGACGTGGATGCCGCCGTCATAGATGTGATGTGCGACTCAGTCGGGCTTCCCCGACGGGTGTTCTAG
- the mltG gene encoding endolytic transglycosylase MltG — MSPVNNDPSTGAAGGGMPLTRKELRARERFLATQNHNVVPVPEATPGEAEAPADVELPRPVPAVPPAPVAPPVPVAEPEAAVPPVPAAQPASAAPPASEAKPAPEPQPASEEPAPDAVAPVHPQEPEVHPQEPEVHPQEAEDGTHIDAGHVNQDHADLGHADHAPQHHVPLHHELQHHEPLHPEHSGDVEHAEHAEHAAVLVDHHEYDEHGDHALDIHDDLHEDHLHEDHHDLIAPVETSASKAAAKKARRRRRVLALLITLGVFVAAIAIGAQFLKPLLGMDKVTDYPGPGTGSVTITVAEGSGPKIVASTLVQNKVVADADSFVKEFMSEGAELSPGEFTFRTEMKNSDAVAVLANKDASKVMYFALSAGLRITESLEAISKGSGIPLQQLNALNQSPAQFGVPAKAKNLEGFLAPGEYRFDLGTSGKDILQKLVTTTLDELKSQGITDPAKQYDTVTIASIVQAEGGQADYGNVAGAIYNRLKPNNVETSGLIQSDATVTYGLGRKSFHVTEEEKADKSNPYNTYANVGLPVGPIGSPGKTAIDAAAKPTPNDYMYWVTINLDTKETKFSKTLAEHLTYVEQYNAWCQANAGRCV, encoded by the coding sequence GTGAGCCCGGTCAACAACGACCCCTCCACCGGTGCTGCGGGCGGCGGCATGCCGCTGACCCGCAAAGAGCTGCGCGCGCGGGAAAGATTCCTCGCCACCCAGAACCACAACGTGGTACCCGTTCCTGAAGCCACTCCGGGAGAAGCTGAGGCGCCGGCCGACGTCGAACTGCCTCGACCCGTACCGGCTGTACCTCCGGCCCCCGTGGCCCCTCCCGTGCCGGTTGCGGAGCCGGAAGCCGCTGTGCCCCCCGTTCCTGCGGCGCAGCCCGCGTCTGCAGCGCCGCCCGCATCCGAGGCGAAGCCCGCACCCGAACCACAGCCCGCATCCGAGGAGCCGGCTCCAGATGCTGTGGCCCCTGTCCACCCGCAGGAACCGGAAGTCCACCCGCAGGAACCGGAAGTCCACCCGCAGGAAGCTGAAGACGGGACCCACATCGACGCAGGTCACGTGAATCAGGATCACGCGGACCTGGGACACGCCGATCACGCACCCCAGCACCACGTACCGCTGCACCACGAATTACAGCACCACGAACCACTGCACCCCGAACACAGTGGCGATGTGGAGCACGCCGAGCATGCTGAGCACGCAGCGGTCCTCGTCGACCACCACGAGTACGACGAGCACGGCGACCATGCCCTTGATATCCACGATGATCTCCATGAGGACCACCTCCACGAGGACCATCACGATCTCATCGCTCCCGTGGAAACTTCGGCTTCGAAGGCTGCGGCGAAGAAGGCGCGCCGCCGCCGTCGTGTTCTTGCCCTCCTGATCACGCTCGGCGTGTTCGTAGCTGCGATTGCCATCGGAGCCCAGTTCCTGAAGCCCTTGCTGGGGATGGACAAGGTCACCGACTATCCAGGTCCCGGTACCGGATCGGTGACCATCACGGTGGCCGAGGGCTCTGGACCGAAAATTGTTGCCAGCACCTTGGTTCAGAACAAGGTCGTCGCTGATGCCGACTCCTTCGTCAAGGAGTTCATGAGCGAAGGAGCCGAGCTGTCGCCCGGCGAATTTACGTTCCGCACCGAAATGAAGAACTCTGATGCTGTGGCCGTCCTTGCCAACAAGGACGCTTCGAAGGTCATGTACTTCGCCCTGAGTGCGGGCCTGCGGATCACCGAATCCCTGGAGGCCATTTCCAAGGGCTCAGGCATTCCGCTGCAGCAGCTCAACGCCTTGAACCAGTCGCCGGCACAGTTCGGTGTGCCTGCCAAGGCCAAGAACCTCGAGGGCTTCCTGGCTCCAGGGGAGTACCGTTTCGACCTCGGGACCTCCGGTAAGGACATCCTCCAGAAACTCGTGACCACCACCTTGGATGAACTGAAGTCCCAGGGCATCACCGATCCCGCCAAGCAGTACGACACCGTGACCATCGCGAGTATCGTGCAGGCCGAGGGCGGCCAGGCGGACTACGGAAACGTGGCTGGTGCGATTTACAACAGGCTCAAGCCCAACAACGTCGAAACCAGTGGGCTCATCCAGTCCGACGCCACGGTGACGTATGGGTTGGGCAGGAAGTCCTTCCACGTCACGGAAGAGGAAAAGGCCGACAAGTCCAACCCGTACAACACGTACGCGAACGTCGGGCTGCCCGTGGGTCCCATCGGTTCACCAGGAAAGACTGCGATCGACGCCGCGGCCAAGCCGACCCCCAACGACTACATGTACTGGGTGACGATCAACCTGGACACCAAGGAGACCAAGTTCTCCAAGACGCTGGCTGAGCACTTGACCTATGTGGAGCAATACAACGCATGGTGCCAGGCCAACGCGGGACGGTGTGTGTGA
- the ruvX gene encoding Holliday junction resolvase RuvX gives MAASTNSGVYPRGIKLGVDVGTVRVGLAICDPDGILATPFKTVSRNAKKNTDVRVIVKHALELSAVQIFVGLPRTMKGEERASAQMATDYAELLAGELLLAGLDIPVALIDERLSTVTAHRNLHEAGMSSKNHRKVVDQVAAAGILQQAIDMQKARGTDVGRRVQAPAQSAKPGSAPTLQAASGSEPDSSTRGLQL, from the coding sequence GTGGCTGCGAGTACGAACAGTGGCGTCTACCCCCGGGGCATCAAGCTGGGGGTAGACGTTGGTACCGTCAGGGTGGGCCTGGCAATCTGCGATCCTGACGGAATCCTGGCCACGCCGTTCAAGACAGTGAGCCGGAACGCCAAGAAGAACACCGATGTCCGGGTCATCGTCAAACATGCCTTGGAACTGTCTGCGGTGCAGATATTTGTTGGCCTTCCCCGCACCATGAAAGGTGAGGAGCGCGCGTCCGCGCAGATGGCCACAGACTACGCCGAGCTCCTGGCAGGTGAGCTTCTTCTCGCTGGTTTGGACATCCCTGTGGCCCTCATTGACGAGCGGCTCAGCACCGTTACGGCTCACCGCAACCTGCACGAAGCTGGCATGAGCAGCAAGAACCACCGTAAAGTGGTTGATCAGGTTGCTGCTGCTGGAATCCTCCAGCAAGCAATCGACATGCAAAAAGCCAGAGGAACGGACGTTGGCCGCCGAGTGCAGGCACCGGCGCAGTCCGCAAAGCCCGGCAGTGCCCCAACGCTGCAGGCTGCCTCCGGCAGTGAACCCGATTCTTCTACGAGGGGACTGCAACTGTGA